A DNA window from Paenibacillus sp. HWE-109 contains the following coding sequences:
- a CDS encoding energy-coupling factor ABC transporter permease: protein MSIKSKRMSSFLLLVIGFALYLFINEPQSAYAMHIMEGFLPVGWAIFWWVAFLPFFFLGLRSLIKITKENPELKIMLGLAGAFTFVLSALKIPSVTGSSSHPTGTGLGAVMFGPLPMSVLGSIVLMFQAVLLAHGGLTTLGANAFSMALAGPVVGFFIYRFMMKTTGKQKWSIFLAAALADLSTYVVTSIQLALAFPAEQGGFIASFFKFGGIFAITQIPLAISEGILTVLIWNWLQAYSPKELTILQHKMKGASEQ from the coding sequence ATGTCAATCAAATCAAAAAGAATGTCAAGCTTTCTGCTGCTTGTGATCGGATTTGCGCTCTATCTATTTATCAATGAACCTCAATCCGCCTATGCAATGCACATTATGGAGGGGTTCCTGCCTGTGGGCTGGGCTATTTTCTGGTGGGTCGCTTTCCTCCCATTCTTCTTCCTCGGACTGCGTTCCCTCATTAAGATTACCAAAGAAAACCCCGAGCTCAAAATTATGCTCGGGCTTGCCGGAGCGTTCACTTTCGTGCTCTCCGCACTGAAGATTCCATCCGTTACGGGGAGCAGCTCCCATCCGACAGGTACGGGTCTTGGAGCTGTAATGTTCGGGCCGCTGCCTATGAGCGTGCTGGGCTCCATTGTATTGATGTTCCAAGCCGTATTGCTCGCGCATGGCGGGCTTACAACACTCGGAGCTAACGCTTTCTCCATGGCCCTTGCAGGCCCGGTTGTCGGTTTCTTCATCTATAGGTTCATGATGAAAACGACAGGCAAGCAGAAATGGTCCATTTTCCTGGCAGCTGCCTTGGCTGACTTATCTACCTACGTGGTTACATCCATTCAACTAGCTCTGGCCTTCCCGGCTGAACAAGGCGGCTTCATTGCTTCTTTCTTTAAATTTGGCGGGATTTTCGCCATCACACAAATCCCGCTTGCTATTAGTGAAGGTATTTTAACCGTATTAATCTGGAATTGGTTGCAAGCTTATAGCCCCAAAGAACTGACGATTCTGCAGCATAAAATGAAAGGAGCATCCGAACAATGA